A genomic region of Micromonospora sp. NBC_01796 contains the following coding sequences:
- a CDS encoding glycoside hydrolase family 44 protein yields MRHRSIPLAVPGRPAPRARTAGLLVVTLLTTTTAGLLPAGSSSAAARSDAPRAGTNAAGPALEIDLAADRQPISPHIYGMNFADEALADELDLPVRRWGGNATTRYHYRHDTSNRASDWFFENIAEANEDPDALPDGSTTDRFVEQDRRTGSDTILTVPLIGWVPKARDGSCGFSVTKYGAQQRTDEWRPDCGNGVRPDGTPVTGNDPLDTSVPAGGAYVRDWIGHLTSKYGTAAEGGVGFYNLDNEPDIWHSTHRDVHPLGAGSVELRDRAYEIGAAVKAADPGAATLGPVGWGWSSWDYSGLDQETCGRTGCWADPPDRAARDGLPFTTWYLQQMKRYEDEQDLRVLDYFDMHFYPQASGVAFGNGSDPATNALRLRSTRALWDPSYLDESWINTQVRLVPRMRELVAANYPGTKTAITEYNWGALDHINGALTQADILGIFGREGLDLATLWAPPSADQPGAYAFRMYRNYDGAGGRFGDIAVRAGSADRERLSVYAAERSTDGALTVMVVNKSGVEQTSTVSLRGRTAPHAQVHRYASTDPTSIVRLPDQPILVPPPYAGAPSGVLNHTFPADSVTLFVVEKPPPAVLPALSVRHRNMDWAPTDNQLKPVLLLDNVGAVPVPLSRLTLRYWFTREGGTAPINVWCDWAEIGCAKVSRRVVPLAVARTGADGYLEVGFPPEAGTLAVGAGTGPVKLRVSRADWAAFTETNDHSWVPAAPGYAANPRVTVHLDGVRIAGTEP; encoded by the coding sequence ATGCGCCACCGATCCATCCCGCTCGCCGTCCCCGGTCGGCCCGCCCCGCGCGCCCGCACCGCAGGCCTGCTGGTTGTCACCCTGCTCACCACCACCACCGCCGGTCTGTTACCCGCCGGATCCTCGTCGGCCGCCGCCCGGTCCGACGCACCGAGGGCCGGGACGAACGCCGCCGGGCCGGCACTGGAGATCGACCTCGCCGCCGACCGGCAGCCGATCAGCCCGCACATCTACGGCATGAACTTCGCCGACGAGGCCCTCGCCGACGAGCTTGACCTGCCGGTACGCCGGTGGGGCGGCAACGCGACCACCCGGTACCACTACCGCCACGACACCAGCAACCGGGCGTCGGACTGGTTCTTCGAGAACATCGCCGAGGCGAACGAGGACCCCGACGCGCTGCCCGACGGGTCCACCACCGACCGGTTCGTCGAGCAGGACCGGCGGACCGGCAGCGACACCATCCTGACCGTGCCGCTGATCGGCTGGGTGCCGAAGGCCCGCGACGGCTCCTGCGGTTTCTCGGTAACGAAGTACGGGGCGCAGCAGCGTACCGACGAGTGGCGGCCGGACTGCGGCAACGGGGTGCGGCCGGACGGGACCCCGGTCACCGGCAACGATCCGCTCGACACCAGCGTCCCGGCCGGTGGTGCCTACGTACGCGACTGGATCGGGCATCTGACCAGCAAATACGGCACCGCCGCGGAGGGTGGGGTCGGGTTCTACAATCTCGACAACGAGCCGGACATCTGGCATTCCACCCATCGCGACGTACACCCGCTCGGGGCCGGTTCGGTCGAGCTGCGGGACCGGGCGTACGAGATCGGGGCTGCGGTCAAGGCGGCCGATCCCGGTGCGGCCACCCTCGGCCCGGTCGGCTGGGGGTGGAGTTCGTGGGACTACTCGGGCCTGGACCAGGAGACCTGTGGGCGTACCGGGTGCTGGGCCGACCCACCGGACCGGGCGGCGCGCGACGGACTGCCGTTCACCACCTGGTACCTGCAACAGATGAAGCGGTACGAGGACGAGCAGGACCTGCGGGTGCTGGACTACTTCGACATGCACTTCTACCCGCAGGCGTCCGGGGTGGCGTTCGGCAACGGCTCCGACCCGGCGACCAACGCGCTGCGGCTGCGTTCCACCCGCGCGCTCTGGGATCCGTCCTACCTGGATGAGAGCTGGATCAACACCCAGGTACGGCTGGTGCCCCGGATGCGGGAACTCGTCGCGGCGAACTATCCCGGCACGAAGACCGCGATCACCGAGTACAACTGGGGCGCCCTGGACCACATCAACGGCGCCCTGACCCAGGCCGACATCCTCGGCATCTTCGGCCGGGAGGGGCTCGACCTGGCCACCCTCTGGGCACCGCCGTCCGCCGACCAGCCCGGCGCGTACGCGTTCCGGATGTACCGCAACTACGACGGTGCCGGCGGCCGGTTCGGCGACATCGCGGTACGGGCCGGCAGCGCCGACCGGGAACGCCTCTCGGTGTACGCGGCCGAGCGCTCCACCGACGGGGCGCTGACCGTGATGGTGGTCAACAAGAGCGGGGTCGAACAGACGAGTACGGTCTCGCTGCGCGGCCGGACGGCCCCTCACGCCCAGGTCCACCGGTACGCCTCCACCGACCCGACCTCGATCGTGCGGCTGCCGGACCAGCCGATCCTGGTCCCACCGCCGTACGCGGGCGCGCCCTCGGGTGTGCTCAACCACACCTTCCCGGCCGACTCGGTGACCCTGTTCGTGGTCGAGAAGCCGCCGCCGGCCGTCCTGCCCGCCCTGTCCGTACGGCACCGGAACATGGACTGGGCGCCGACCGACAACCAGCTCAAGCCGGTCCTGCTGCTCGACAACGTGGGCGCCGTCCCGGTGCCGCTCTCCCGGCTGACGCTGCGCTACTGGTTCACCAGGGAGGGCGGGACCGCGCCGATCAACGTGTGGTGCGACTGGGCCGAGATCGGCTGCGCGAAGGTCAGCCGTCGGGTGGTGCCGCTGGCGGTGGCGCGTACCGGGGCGGACGGTTACCTGGAGGTGGGTTTCCCGCCGGAGGCCGGCACGCTGGCGGTCGGTGCCGGGACCGGGCCGGTCAAGCTCCGGGTGAGCCGGGCAGACTGGGCTGCGTTCACCGAGACGAACGACCACAGTTGGGTGCCGGCGGCCCCCGGTTACGCCGCGAATCCCCGGGTCACCGTCCATCTCGACGGGGTCCGGATCGCCGGCACGGAGCCCTGA
- a CDS encoding hemerythrin domain-containing protein, giving the protein MTDAVSLIQSDHRVLEKLLHQLRDPDVDRVAVVDEVAARLTAHRSATEQVYPLLAGAAKPAEAAAGPAPAIPDLGPAQERLDALRSCDPDSERFEEALKEFADAVTHHIQVEETDVLPEFAVDDDPALLERAGATFETERVRELKVYGIDDPTPGQ; this is encoded by the coding sequence ATGACCGACGCGGTAAGCCTGATCCAGTCCGACCACCGGGTCCTGGAGAAACTGCTCCACCAACTTCGGGACCCCGATGTCGACCGGGTGGCGGTGGTGGACGAGGTCGCGGCCCGGCTGACCGCCCACCGGAGCGCCACCGAGCAGGTGTATCCCCTGCTGGCCGGGGCGGCGAAGCCGGCCGAGGCGGCGGCGGGACCGGCGCCCGCGATCCCGGACCTCGGCCCGGCGCAGGAGCGGCTGGACGCGCTGCGGTCCTGTGACCCGGACAGCGAGCGGTTCGAGGAGGCGTTGAAGGAGTTCGCCGACGCCGTCACCCACCACATCCAGGTGGAGGAGACGGACGTGTTGCCGGAGTTCGCGGTCGACGACGACCCGGCGCTGCTGGAGCGCGCGGGCGCCACCTTCGAGACCGAGCGGGTCCGCGAACTGAAGGTGTACGGCATCGACGACCCGACGCCCGGTCAGTAA
- a CDS encoding AraC family transcriptional regulator: MVRFGQTSPDTAGSAPAPGAGIGTTTLRELSVDPGRRRPVLLDHHVLILVTVGHGTYEVDFRTYQCRPGTLILVRPGQLIRADGPTGLDAVVICWTGDVLARIASDGTTGHPFGTTHWQLAGEDQDAVINEVSQLVVDCQRHGGGPLAAELLRHQLAVLLLRLALLPDQEAGVDAPTANAETTGTYRRLRREIEEHYRTSRRVEDYAARLGCSVRTLTRACLAATGRSAKQLVDDRVALQARRLLAATEEPIADVGRTLGFPEPTNFGRFFQREVGQSPGTFRAGLDRGSPTGGSSLDGPSHGSPLGGGPTDGGPIGGSSIGERQRAAGTGGGIGPGAGGGGGPGDGIGAGQPGQQRVPGQRPVTSGPLVGTPPHASVRT; this comes from the coding sequence ATGGTCCGTTTCGGTCAGACTTCCCCCGACACGGCCGGGTCCGCTCCCGCACCGGGGGCGGGCATCGGCACCACGACGCTGCGCGAGTTGTCGGTCGATCCCGGGCGGAGACGGCCGGTGCTGCTCGATCACCACGTCCTGATCCTGGTGACCGTCGGGCACGGAACGTACGAGGTCGACTTCCGTACGTACCAGTGCCGGCCCGGCACGCTGATCCTGGTCCGGCCGGGGCAACTGATCCGCGCCGACGGCCCGACCGGGCTGGACGCGGTGGTGATCTGCTGGACGGGTGACGTGCTGGCCCGGATCGCCTCCGACGGGACCACGGGACATCCGTTCGGCACCACCCACTGGCAGCTCGCCGGGGAGGACCAGGACGCGGTGATCAACGAGGTGAGCCAACTCGTGGTCGACTGTCAGCGGCACGGCGGTGGTCCCCTCGCCGCCGAACTGCTCCGCCACCAGCTCGCCGTGCTGCTGCTCCGGCTCGCCCTGCTCCCCGACCAGGAGGCCGGGGTCGACGCACCGACGGCGAACGCGGAGACGACCGGCACCTACCGTCGGCTGCGCCGGGAGATCGAGGAGCACTACCGGACCAGCCGACGGGTGGAGGACTACGCCGCCAGGTTGGGCTGCTCGGTGCGTACGCTGACCCGCGCCTGCCTGGCGGCGACCGGGCGCAGCGCGAAGCAGCTCGTCGACGACCGGGTGGCGTTGCAGGCCCGGCGGCTGCTGGCGGCGACCGAGGAGCCGATCGCCGACGTCGGGCGGACACTCGGCTTTCCCGAGCCGACCAACTTCGGCCGGTTCTTCCAGCGCGAGGTCGGCCAGAGTCCCGGTACGTTCCGAGCCGGCCTCGACCGTGGCAGCCCAACCGGCGGCAGCTCGCTCGACGGCCCGTCGCACGGCAGCCCTCTCGGCGGCGGCCCAACCGACGGCGGTCCGATCGGCGGCAGCTCCATCGGTGAGCGGCAGCGGGCCGCCGGCACGGGCGGCGGAATCGGCCCCGGCGCCGGTGGCGGTGGCGGGCCGGGCGACGGGATCGGCGCCGGGCAGCCGGGCCAGCAGCGGGTGCCGGGGCAGCGGCCGGTGACATCCGGACCCCTGGTCGGAACGCCACCGCACGCGTCCGTGCGCACTTAG
- a CDS encoding RrF2 family transcriptional regulator, producing MQISARGDYAVRAALSLASAYPSLMSAQAIAQQQDMPRKFLEAVLADLRRAGIVRAQRGAEGGYTLASPPREVSVGTILRAVDGPLAGVRGLRPEETQYDGAAENLPRLWVAVRAAVRDVVDEVSLAELVSGRMPAHVRKLTTRPDAWQPR from the coding sequence GTGCAAATCTCAGCGCGCGGCGACTACGCGGTCCGGGCGGCACTGAGTCTCGCCTCGGCGTACCCGTCGCTGATGTCGGCCCAGGCCATCGCCCAGCAGCAGGACATGCCGCGCAAGTTCCTCGAGGCGGTGCTGGCCGACCTGCGCCGGGCCGGCATCGTCCGGGCGCAGCGCGGCGCGGAGGGCGGGTACACCCTGGCCAGCCCGCCCCGCGAGGTCAGTGTCGGGACGATCCTGCGCGCCGTCGACGGTCCCCTCGCCGGCGTACGCGGGCTGCGCCCCGAGGAGACCCAGTACGACGGCGCCGCCGAGAACCTGCCCCGGCTCTGGGTCGCGGTGCGGGCGGCCGTACGCGACGTGGTCGACGAGGTGAGCCTGGCCGAGCTGGTCAGCGGACGGATGCCCGCCCACGTACGGAAGCTGACCACCCGTCCGGACGCCTGGCAGCCGCGCTAG
- a CDS encoding AfsR/SARP family transcriptional regulator: protein MELRILGELQIIGAAGPLELGPLKQRLVLAALAVDAGRSVPPEVLIDRVWDSSASIDARGVLYTYVTRIRRLLSSADTGDVTPITLARRPSGYLLGPAGDRFDLHRLRTLAEQARELGSEDPRRVRLLREAVDLWRGDPLDGLPGDWAARVREGLRQQLLGVLLDWADSELRQGRPGPVADRLARALERDPLAEPVVLHLMRALHLGGRRAEALDQYARTRALLADELGVDPGAELRKLHQEILHDELPTRFSVATVEPVTPPVTVPPPAEPGPWESDEVADPTGPGCQLPAALPDHTGCEAEIAEALTLLAGPERSSTPRPPLILAGPGGIGKTSLSIRLAYLLRDSYPDGQIFVGLDGRRGDPAGALNQVLRALGVSNVQQLRTLEEKLGQYRAALSGRRILIVLDSAVSGEEVLPLVPGAVGSALIASSRARLTTIPGAHHLEMQMFRDDQSLTLLGRIIGTERLAAEPEAARTVVEMCAGLPLALRIAGARLAARPHRRISRLADRLRDERGRLDELTADGLAVRASVAVGYRGLSPAAQRVFRLLGFMDSPSFADWLAAALTGETVDMAEELLEQLADARLVEVAQDPVHGVVRYHMHDLVRLYAQECAVHEDTEEALHLAVARVLRAATELCERLGERLPHAVPPLYRQPPIPVSLESYVLAADHLRPGWLDAEGPGLVAAVERAAELGMDGASCALADALVFASFAVHNDFVGWDRTHAAALGAARKAGNRVAQAVIECGIALLRYKEDRFAEAERYFSSAITLFDQAGHQPGAAAARNGLGSVLREVGRHRDAIPLLEAAAVALTRHGDEDGAAYALYGLGHCHRERGDDARSIEWLEQAIDRYRALDHWRGETIAVRGIGLVHRARGDLEAAELWCSRADDMASSRADAHLACYTEQALAKVWLRRGEVDRAREPLERSLSACHRLHDRLGAALVRRTIGEMHLAAGRLDTAHDTLQQAYGAWRELDHDLGQARTLRDLGAVHALRGDRDAAHAAWDEARSTFQRLGTRESGEADGWHLRWNCPCDLTRPGAADRSGLAGVV, encoded by the coding sequence GTGGAACTGCGGATACTCGGCGAACTACAGATCATCGGCGCGGCAGGGCCACTCGAACTCGGCCCGCTGAAACAGCGACTGGTCCTGGCCGCCCTGGCCGTTGACGCGGGCCGGTCCGTACCGCCCGAGGTGCTGATCGACCGGGTCTGGGACAGCTCCGCGTCGATCGACGCACGCGGCGTGCTCTACACGTACGTGACCCGGATCCGGCGGCTGTTGTCCAGTGCGGACACCGGCGACGTCACCCCGATCACGCTGGCCCGACGTCCGTCCGGTTACCTGCTCGGCCCGGCCGGCGATCGGTTCGACCTGCACCGGCTCCGTACCCTTGCCGAGCAGGCGCGCGAGTTGGGGTCGGAGGACCCCCGGCGGGTCCGGCTCCTGCGCGAGGCCGTCGACCTGTGGCGCGGCGACCCGCTGGACGGGTTGCCGGGGGACTGGGCCGCCCGGGTCCGGGAAGGGCTGCGGCAGCAATTGCTGGGGGTACTGCTCGACTGGGCCGACAGCGAACTCCGGCAGGGGCGCCCCGGACCGGTCGCGGATCGGCTCGCCCGGGCGCTGGAGCGCGATCCGCTCGCCGAGCCGGTGGTACTACACCTGATGCGGGCGCTGCACCTCGGCGGCCGCCGCGCCGAGGCGCTCGACCAGTACGCCCGTACGCGTGCCCTGCTCGCCGACGAACTGGGTGTGGATCCGGGCGCCGAGCTGCGGAAGCTGCACCAGGAGATCCTCCACGACGAGCTTCCCACCCGCTTCTCGGTGGCAACCGTCGAGCCGGTGACGCCACCGGTTACGGTGCCACCGCCGGCCGAGCCGGGGCCGTGGGAGAGCGACGAGGTGGCCGACCCGACGGGACCGGGCTGCCAGCTCCCGGCCGCGCTCCCGGACCACACCGGGTGCGAGGCGGAGATCGCCGAGGCGCTCACCCTGCTGGCGGGGCCGGAGCGGTCCTCGACCCCACGGCCGCCGCTGATCCTGGCCGGACCCGGCGGCATCGGCAAGACGTCGTTGAGCATCCGGCTGGCCTACCTGCTGCGGGACAGCTACCCGGACGGTCAGATCTTCGTCGGGCTCGACGGTCGGCGCGGTGACCCGGCCGGCGCCCTCAACCAGGTGCTGCGTGCCCTGGGCGTGTCCAACGTCCAGCAGTTGCGCACCCTGGAGGAGAAGCTCGGGCAGTACCGGGCCGCGCTCAGCGGTCGCCGGATCCTGATCGTGCTCGACTCGGCGGTCAGTGGCGAGGAGGTGTTGCCGCTGGTCCCCGGTGCCGTGGGCAGTGCCCTGATCGCGTCGAGTCGGGCCCGGCTGACCACGATTCCGGGGGCGCACCACCTCGAGATGCAGATGTTCCGAGACGACCAGTCGCTGACGCTGCTCGGGCGGATCATCGGGACGGAGCGACTCGCGGCCGAGCCGGAGGCCGCCCGTACGGTGGTCGAGATGTGCGCCGGCCTGCCGCTTGCCCTGCGTATCGCCGGTGCGCGGCTGGCGGCCCGACCACACCGACGGATCTCCCGGCTGGCCGACCGGCTCCGTGACGAGCGCGGACGACTCGACGAGCTGACCGCCGACGGCCTGGCGGTACGGGCGAGCGTCGCGGTCGGTTACCGCGGCCTCAGCCCGGCGGCGCAACGCGTCTTCCGGCTGCTCGGGTTCATGGACTCGCCGAGCTTCGCCGACTGGCTCGCCGCGGCACTGACCGGTGAGACGGTGGACATGGCCGAGGAGCTGCTCGAACAGCTCGCCGACGCACGGCTGGTGGAGGTGGCCCAGGACCCGGTGCACGGGGTGGTCCGCTACCACATGCACGACCTGGTACGGCTCTACGCCCAGGAGTGTGCCGTCCACGAGGACACCGAGGAGGCCCTGCACCTGGCGGTCGCCCGGGTGCTGCGGGCCGCCACGGAACTGTGCGAACGGCTCGGGGAACGGCTGCCCCACGCGGTGCCGCCGCTGTACCGGCAGCCGCCCATCCCGGTCAGCCTGGAGTCGTACGTGCTCGCCGCGGACCACCTCCGGCCCGGCTGGCTGGACGCGGAGGGCCCCGGCCTGGTCGCGGCGGTCGAGCGGGCCGCCGAGCTGGGCATGGACGGCGCCTCGTGCGCGCTCGCCGACGCGCTGGTCTTCGCGTCGTTCGCCGTACACAACGACTTTGTCGGCTGGGACCGTACGCACGCGGCGGCGCTCGGTGCCGCCCGCAAGGCCGGTAACCGGGTCGCGCAGGCCGTCATCGAGTGCGGCATCGCGCTGCTGCGGTACAAGGAGGACCGGTTCGCCGAGGCCGAACGGTACTTCTCCTCCGCGATAACTCTCTTCGACCAGGCCGGACACCAACCAGGTGCCGCCGCGGCACGCAACGGTCTGGGCTCGGTGTTGCGTGAGGTGGGTCGGCACCGCGACGCGATTCCCCTGCTGGAGGCGGCTGCTGTCGCCCTCACCCGGCACGGTGACGAGGACGGCGCCGCATACGCCCTCTATGGTCTCGGGCACTGTCACCGGGAGCGGGGCGACGACGCCCGGTCGATCGAGTGGCTGGAGCAGGCGATCGACCGGTACCGCGCGCTGGACCACTGGCGGGGCGAGACGATCGCGGTTCGGGGCATCGGCCTGGTGCACCGGGCACGCGGCGACCTGGAGGCGGCGGAACTCTGGTGCTCCCGGGCAGACGACATGGCCAGCAGCAGGGCGGACGCGCATCTTGCCTGCTACACCGAGCAGGCGCTGGCCAAGGTCTGGCTGCGACGAGGTGAGGTGGACCGGGCCCGGGAACCGCTGGAACGCTCCCTGTCGGCGTGTCATCGGCTGCACGACCGGCTGGGGGCGGCACTGGTCCGGCGGACGATCGGCGAGATGCACCTCGCCGCCGGCCGACTCGACACCGCCCACGACACACTGCAGCAGGCGTACGGCGCCTGGCGCGAACTGGACCACGACCTCGGCCAGGCGCGGACGCTCCGGGACCTCGGCGCGGTGCACGCGCTACGCGGTGACCGGGACGCGGCCCACGCCGCCTGGGACGAGGCCCGGTCGACGTTCCAGCGGTTGGGTACCCGGGAGTCGGGCGAAGCGGACGGGTGGCACCTGCGGTGGAACTGCCCGTGCGACCTGACGCGGCCCGGTGCGGCTGACCGCTCGGGCCTGGCCGGGGTCGTCTGA